Sequence from the Mugil cephalus isolate CIBA_MC_2020 chromosome 20, CIBA_Mcephalus_1.1, whole genome shotgun sequence genome:
AGTGGCTCCTCCGGCCTCCTCCAGTCTCTCTGTGATCTCACATAGCTCTCTGGACAGATCCAAACTCTGCATCTCCACTTTGGCCCGGGCCGAGCGCTCGGCTTCAGTCTGCTCCTCCAGTTCTTCACTGTGAGCCTGCAGCGaagttgaattaaaaataaaataaaatgattttacagAACATCTCTATATGTATCCTATAAAAAATTATACCTGAAGCTCTTTAATCTTCTTCTGTAGCTGAATGCTAAGAGCTTGTTCGTCATCCATTTTGCACTGCAGGTTGCTGATTTCAAAGTCctttctgaaaacagaaacattttgggAAAGATATAAACTGTTACTgccatttgcatattttaaagaatGGCTAATGACAAGGTTTTGATGTCTGTGCcgtaaaataagtaataaagagacaaaacatTGTGCAATGCTATAAAATCTGTTCACTAGAGCTTGTAAAGCATGTGCATGTCCAGCTTATTCTGGataaaatctaatctaacaACCGATATATTGACAATAGGACTTCACAAAGTAGTCTGTAACATAACACTGAAAACAGCAAACTCTTAATTTACTCTTCAACCTCTTCAAGATGTTGAAGTGTTAATTTTTGAGCTTCTGTAGTGCTGCTATGCACCAGGctaactgttttcattttttatgctAAGTCAAGCTAACAGCCAGTTAGCTAGAAACAGGTGGAAACTGCTTGCccaaatacaataaatgtatTGCCaagcaaaagcaaaatgcaaaaaatactTTTGCACTACACGTCTTGTACTTTTGTGTTAAACAAACAAGCTATAGCAAATGAATAAGTTGAAATTGGAGGAGCTAAGCTAACTTAAAATAGCCTAACTGTTATTATATGTGTGTGGACTATATATGTAGACTCACAATTACAGTACATGAGAGTGGTATCAATCATCTAACTCTCACAAAGAAGCATTAAACTAACAACTAAACtaacaataaatcattttggCTTTCAATCgaaacaacaaataaatcataCTGATATTAAAAAACCTTTACAACTCACTTACGAAGTCGGTGCCTGAAAGCACCACTAAAGCTCACTAGTTAATATGCTATAGCTTACTAGTTAAAATGTTAACTTTACAGTTTGCTATTTTATGAACATTACGTTGGTCgttggttgtttttattctttagttttttgtttgtttgttttttaaacagagGGGGGAAATCCAGGCTAGCGGTTTTCCCATGTTTGTGGTACTTAGCCAATTAGCCAATGGGGAATACAACTTCCTGAGGTATCAATCTTCTTGTGAAGCTCttgacaacaaacaaacaaaaaacttaatTGTGTCCCATGCTTTATGATACATGAGTTTACTTTTTCAGTCGTTCCCCCGCCTGCTGCATTTCATTCTCCAGGTCCATGATGGTCTCCTGAGACAGCTTCAGATCTCCCTCCAGTTTCTTTCTCGATCTCTCACTATCAGCATGCAGCTTCTTCACCTGCTCCAGCGAGGACTCCAGCTGCAACACATGTCAATGTAAACCACAGAAGAgtctgaatcacttgaatcgaGACgtgtcagctgtgttttgtgAAGCATGTAGTCGCTCCACACTCACGTCATCGACCTGTTGTTCCAACTTGACATTCGTTTTCATTAGAGAGTTCACTTTGTCCTCTTCGGCCTGGAGGTCGTCTAAAGTCCGCTGGTGTACCTCCTGCAAAGCTTTAATCTCCTTTGCTGACTTCAACAGTTTTTCCTCTAGAGTAGTTAGCTCCTCTACCAAATTCTTAACCTAAGCACAGAAGCAGTTTTAAAAGTATATGTTAAATACTCATCCAATACGAGGGGCACTACGTGACAAATCATCAGATTCACCTTATTCTCTGTGgcgtgtttctctttctccaccttAACAATGGTAAGTTCCAGGTCGTCAATATCCCGTTTGAGCTCCGAACACTcatcctccagcttcctcttcttGGCGGTGATTTCAGCAttgatctcctcctcttcctccatcctctcagaCAACTCTTTGATTTTGGCCTCCAGGTTGATCTTGCTCTTTATCAAGCCTTCGTACCTCTCCTCGGCATCGCACAGGTTCTCCCTCTCCTAGGGAGCAAGGACATATGGTTGATTATGAGATAACAGCATAAACAGAGCTTGGACAACCTTCTCTTCTAAGTACCTGTCTTTCTTtcgactgtttttttttttttttaacctggtCCAAGAGGTAATCATGAAGGAGTTACCACATAAAGTGAGCTTTTCTTCATCCCAAATAACCTCAGCTGTGTTTAGGTTGGTGATATAGCCCATTTCCCTACTCTACTATATGGGATCCACTGTCTCTGCAGGATGTTGTCTAATGTACCTTCCTTGTGTCTCTTGGTCTGActtgttctcttcttctttttggtctCTCTCAGTAGTGAGTTTATTAACTAAGTGTCCTCCAACAATCGATTTTTAAATTAACTCTAGAAAGCACTGATGTGAGCTCCAGTCTTGCTGATTCTAATGAACGGATTCGCTGGAGCAAATGGGAGCTCTGGGTCTTCAATTCCTGGGGCTTCCTCTGGACTGACCAATCTTTGCCAAAGTAAAGATGGACTGTTGTTTCTCTTATTGTTGTAATGAAGATTGCTACAGTAACTGAATAGTTTCCTGTAAACACTACTGTGTAAACACAACTGATTCAACTAGGCAACTTATGGTAAGACTCAGTTGTTAACAGGAAACTGTTTCAGACAATGACCTAATGAAACTTCTTAACATacagaggagacaaacagaGGTAAGCCTGAAAcctgaaatatattttgttttgttcaaacGTATGCACCACATGATTTCACATGTGCTATTTCCTGGTTTGATGCCTTCAGTAGAAATTATTACAGAAAATCCTTGAAGGTTTGTGTCTCTCTTAAAGCTGTTCTTTATAAGTTCTGGTATTGTTATATTCAGTGTTTAGTATAATGACTTTGTCTTCTAGCttcttatttgttgttgtgctgtttccctgcagggatcGATAATGTTTCCGCTTATCTTTCCTCATTATTGATAATGTAGTGGCTTTTAATCGACCTTTTTagtcaaacagaacaaaatccACACAAACAGACCGCTTTGTCTTTACATACTGCTTGGATTTGAAGGTAAAGGTCATTTTTCTCCTGGACAAGAGCGACCATCTTCTCCTCCAACTCCTTCTTCCTGGCCTCCGACTTTGCCAGCTCCTCTTTGAGATGGGAGAACTCCTCTTTCATGGTCTGCATTGCCTTTTCGGCCTCAGCACTTCGCAACAGAGGCTTTATCTTGAAGAAGAGCCTCATCCAAGGCCAGTTCTTCACATTCATGAATGAACGGACGTTGTACTGAATGATGAAAATGGACcctctgcagagagaaaacagtgaaGGTTATTGATGATACCTTGAATGGAATAAAGAATTcaagtttttttattgcacacAGAATGCAGACAAGATCAAGAAAGGAAGAAGACTTTTAAGAAGGAATTTTATAACACGGTAGGATTTCAAAATACAAGTAGCTAATGACAGTTACACTgactggccaaaaaaaagtcggcatctggatttaactaagtAAACAGAtacaagcctcctattggataattactgcgtGGACGATTATCTTTCAGTtagaaacaagttatttaaccccaactgatgcaatgagtagcttatCATTTCTTAAACGACCACATCGAAAGACACATCTCATGGTCGTGGAGAAGATGTTAATAGtgaagagcatttccacatgtacaatgcGATGGGAACTCAAACGATTGGGACTAAACAACTGTGTagtcttaagaaaaccactaatccaTGAGGCTAAGGCggtccaacaaaatattagagtgtgtgactttttttttggctatgcagcctatatatatatatttatataaagacATGAATGTGTCAGAGACCTTTTCTTCGACATCTCCTTGAAGCTCAGCCTGCTGACGTAACCTCGGGCCACAGCCTGGATTCGAGTCATCAGCACAGCTAGACGCTCGTCCCTCATCTCCTCCAGCAGACCCAGAAGGCCGGCTTTGAAAAACACCTGTATTTGTGTTGATAAATGCTGAGTGAAGACTCCTTTCTTAAATTCTTTTGGACATCATAAATGGTTTGTGCCAAAATACATGCATTAGTCTTGAAGAAATGCCATGAAGGGAAACTTTCATCATATGTCAGGAATACCTTTGTGTATCCCAATCTGTACTGTGTGTGGTCCACTTCAATGGAGGACAGCAGCTTCTCTGAGGCCTTCTTGCTGTCGATAAACTGCCCCTCAGGGATCGCACCGGTGTTCAGAATCCTGTATCTATCGCACACATAAGGAAATTCAAGTTTAAACTTTTTGCAgtcaacagaaagaaagaaagaaaagtggggTCTGTTACCTTTGCCTGAAATCTCCGTAAAGAATCCTGCTGGGGAATCCCTTCCTGCAGATCCGGATACCTTCTAGCACGCCGTTACACCGCAGCTGGTGAAGAACCAGATGATGATCCATGGACCCTACAGAACAGGGAGAAATATTTCTTCTCAGCTTaacttgaaaaaaatgtatcaacatgttgtgtgtttgtttatttcttacCCGGTGTCTTGGTTTCATTTGGAATGAGGCATCTGACAAAGTGTGGATGTGTGGACCTGAGGTTGGCCATCAGTTTGTTCAAGTTCTCCTGCAGCCAATAAACACGTTAGCAAAAGCTAATTGTTGACAAGTTTACCATTatcttagcttagtttagcttagcttagcgcaaagactggaaacaggaaaAACGCTAATTTGGCTTAGCTCAGCATCTCTAAAGTAGACAAATGTTTCTTGTTGCTGGTTTAATATGGTCAAAATAGTACAAAAAATctatatgctaagctaagctaaccaactGGTAGCAGCTTAATACAGTACAAGTGTGGTATCAATCTTTTCTTCCAATGCTTGGGAAGAAAACGAATCACTCGTTACAAACTGCCGCAAACTTGGAagacttgattttaaaaaataaacactaaataaGTACTAATGATATGAGCGGTTAGAGGTTGTGAGtgaaaattaaaagtgtttctttcaCTCAATAGGTGAACTGgcaaaacataaatgaaaagaaaagtttcagaaATACTCAAAGCAACAGCAAGTCCTAAAAATAGAGACTAGTGGTACAAAAAGAAGTACGAAGTGGACAAAACTCCTAACTCATAACATTTGATAGAATGACTGCTGACGTTGGTCAAGGATGACCCTGATGAAACTGAAACGTGTCGATCAGAGAGCCACttacatttgttcatttatagCAGCTTcttatgtgtttccattgacacacatcaataataaatgaaaaataaccaCTCTCTTCATATTGCAGCCTAAAAACTATTGCGGCATTGGccttttttgttgctgttcctTTTAATATGAGGCGTGAAACATCAGTAGGTAGCCTCATCTGTGCAgataaaaatactataaataatACAGCATAGCCTTTTTTTGAGAAGTTGCCAAATTGCAAATCTTTTTCGATTTTATCATTTATAGACTTGTGGTTGGTTTTACTTTATGTATCCTCTCATGAGAATTTTTcttgagatggaaaaaaatggaatttaGCCTATTAAAAGAAAGCAGCTGTTAGAtgaacatttttacacaattaTTTTAGACTGTAAGCTTGGTTTCAAGTGTCCACCAGTTTTAATGTTTCCGTCTTGAGGTCcaaacaatattttaaaaggcatATATTTAAGTAATATCGCAAGAATGACAAATCCGTCTGAATtatgaagaggagaaaaaatccAGGTGATGTCAATAAGGTTTTCAggacacattattttattaaatgaccTGAGGCTCTTACCCTAAAAAGTGCAGAAACTGTTTGGAAAGAAGATCCCTTTCTTTTTGAACTTTTCTTACTTCCATCAGCAGCTGCTACAAAACACGAGATAAACATAGGAACAAATTGtgaagcaaacaaacattatCTCACTGTAACTTTGACATCTGCCTTTAAAAGTGTGGCCTCACCGTCAGCAGTAGAATACGTGGCGAAGAGCTGAGAGAGCAGTTTGAGGGAAGCCTTTTGGTAAAGCGCCACCACGGTGTCATTCAGCgggtctttgtttttctccagccaGCCGCTGATGCTGTAGTCGACGGTGCCGGCGTAGTGCATCAGGGAGAAGTGGGCCTCCGCCTTTCCTCTGCACGGTTTGGGCTTCTGAAAGATGCTGTCCTTCCCCAGGTGTTGGTCGTACAGCTTGTGTTTAAATGAGGCGTCGGTCGCCTTCGGGAACATGCACTCCTCTTCAAGAATGGACAAAATACCCATCGGCTGCAGGAGAGAAAGCTGATGAGAGTTTTATTCACATCAGCGACCGGTTGAATACTTAAGGTTACAAAAAGCTAATGGACCTTCTCAATGAGCTCAATGCAGGCTGCCAAGTCCATGCCAAAATCAATGAACTCCCACGTTATCCCTTCCCGTTTGTACTCCTCTTGCTCCAGCACGAACATGTGGTGGTTGAAGAACTGCTGAAGCTTCTCATTGGTGAAGTTGATGCACAGCTGCTCCAGGCTGTTCATCTGAATCACACGGAAAACGTTACGTCATTGAGCCACTGAAGAGAATTTCAAGCGGTTTAGCACATTTTACGTTTTGTTCACCTCAAAGATTTCGAAGCCCGCGATGTCCAGGACACCGATGAAATGCTGCCGGGGAAGTTTGGTGTCGAGCTGCTGGTTGATCCTCGTGACCATCCACAGGAACAGCTTCTCGTACACTGCCTTAGACAGGGCGCCGATGGCGTTGTTCACCTGAAAATCGACGTGGTATTCACCTAAATCAgctttagttttcttttcttttgtcttttgtctcgGTTTTTAGCAGTGTTTTCCtcataggtgtttttttttaatataaagcacttttttatgcatgaaaagtgttatataaataaagtcgGATTAACTGATTGATAGAAACGTATCGTACCTGCTGTGGAGTCTGACCTTTGGTGACATACTCGTTCCCGACCTTCACCCGAGGGTTACACAGCGCTTTCAGCAAATCAGCAGAGTTCAGACCCATCAGATAGGCCACTTTGTCTGCCACTGCAGGATGTAAAAACAGTGACATATTTTCATCTGAACCTTGAAATAATCAGTGAATTTTCAGGCGCCGCCTCAGACATCTCACCCTCAGTGCCATCGGGCTCTGCCTGCTCCTCGCGCTGCTTCTGCTTGAACTTCATATTCCCAAAATGCATCACAGCTCCCGTCAGCTTGTAGATGCCCACCTTTTCCTCCGTGTTAAACCCCAAGATGTCAATGGCACTCTGAACAACAGGCACAGAAATATTGtgattaatgttgttaatgaTGTCACGTTTGCGTGTTGCTTTGTTGTCCAGATTCATGATAAACAAAGGGTCAGCACTAACGTGAAAAATTCATCAGTCAACAATCAACCAGTGCTCTGATCCAACCATTGAGCACTTACGTCTGTGGCCATCAGCTCTTCTGTATCGTCGATGCTCAGCACAGTGATTTCACCGTGGCTGATGAATGGGTAGTCGAAAGGATTGATGGTGATCAGCAGCATCTCTGAAATGAAACGTGAACGTGTTGAAAGCTCCGCACGGGCTCATCTTAATCGTTCAGAGCTCATCGATCGGCCTCTTCACCAATTAAATCAGGCTTCTTGTTGGACAGGATCTGATAGAAGATGTGATAGCTCCTCTCGGCCGGCAGCTGAAAAGTCACTCTGGATTTTTCCAAAAGGTCTAAGAAAAcataggaataaaaaaaaaaaaaaaaagataatggaaATGGACcctacagcagaaaaaaagtgattgTGGCTAATGATGTGGACACTGAGTAAATAAACTTACAAGTTTCAATATCAGCCGATGCCAACTTCCCCTTAGTTCCAAAGTGGATACGGATGAATTTACCCTAGAAAAGTTAAACTTGTGAATAATACTGCAACAAACGAACACaatgttatttcttttaaaactctACTTTAGTATAATATGCTTTTCTTTGTATGCAATGATCCTTACAAGAAAATCACTTTACCATCATGAAAACAATGTTATTTTACGTTTGTATTGAAATTTTATGCAAAGTGAGTTTacagacaaaacaataataacaggaAGTCGAACGATTCAGTCATATtattaaaaagtttttgttaattatttaacaaCTGCCTTTCCAGACTTTCTATCCAGACATCTTTCAGCTCTGTCGAtttttgtgaaataaagtcaGAGCTCCGTAGTTGTCTgaaggaagtggaaagtgaaaatTATGGTTCATTGCTGAATTTGGTCTTTAAAGGGGATTTGAAGACAActagaaaaacacataaaatcaaTTTAATCTTTAAGATCACATGTTAATTGCACTATTATACACAGGAGATATACTGATTTAGTTTCTTGTCATCGTAGCCACATTAGAGTGTCAACCTAGTGTCAACGTATGGGGGCATGACTGAACTAAACTCACAAATCGAGAAGAGTTGTCATTCCTCACAGTCTTGGCATTCCCAAAAGCTTCCAGCAGCGGGTTGGCCTGGATGATTTGATCCTCCAGAGTCCCCTAAAGAAGCAAAGCCACATAACTCGTGTAGAAAGAgtaggttttttttcttaacatcGTATGCCAGTTTGTTTCTGATCTCCGCGTGATTTGACTCTGAACCTGCATTTTGCCGCCAAGCTGCTCCTTCTTGCTCGAGTCTCCGAACGATGCAATTGTTGCAAAGTACTGGATGACTCGCTTTGTGTTGACCGTCTTCCCGGCACCAGATTCACCACTGATTTAATAACCATAAAATAACAAGCAGTAAGATATGAAACCATGACATAAGTGGTGCATGCCATGCGTATCCATCTACTTATTCTATGCGAAGAGGCTCCTCCATAACGTCCAGAGTTATTAGACATTAAAAGAAGTATAACAACACTAAAACAGCAGGCTGATATGTCTGGCTGAATTGTGTAAATGCAGATGTACTTACGTGATCAGGATGGACTGGTTCTCTCGATCTGTTTAAAGGACAGAGGAATTCATGTAAACATCGGCCCCTTTGcgcatttatgtttttatcaagGTGAATTACAACCAATTTCTCACTGAGCACTTTTAAAACtgtgacttttgttttgctgtggcaaaaacactttctttgtttttgtaccaTTTTGGtcgaaaacaaaacagtgtgcTTAAGAAAATAATGTGTACATAAATGCATCCTAACaatttttatcatttgtctCTTCAGTCTTCTAAATCATGGCtctatttggttttattttggacaAAATCTTAATTTGGTGTAATTTTAGGCAGAAAGTAAGTAAATAcaggtttctattttttttctttaaattacattttaagttcattttattttgtcagtgtacatagcatttatttaaattaattattatttgtaccttattttgttgacaaaattcttttattttagttagatttcagtaaaaaataaatatatatatttgtggaTAATGGTCAGTTTCACACATGCTTTTtctaaatttaatttctgtCAAAGAACTAAAGATAATTTGGCcaggtttaaatatatataatatataatacatataatatttgattttatacatttttatgcCAAGTTGTATTATTAGCAACTTGTATTATTTAACAGATCAGTTTATCACGCTGAATGAATAACATGAAGGAACCAATTTAAAAACTTGCGAACCAACTGAGATTAGTCAGGCCAGACCTGTGAGCATGTACTGGTAAGCGTTGTCAGAGATGGAGTAGATGTGTGGGGGGGACTCTTGACGTTTTTTCCCCTTGTAGCTGGCCACCACCTCTGGGTTGTAGACCGGAAGCCACTTGTAAGGATTTACCGTCACACAGAAGAGTCCCGAGTACgtctgtgaggaaaaaaaatgaatcagtttGAACACTAATGAGGAAATGGTTGGTGGTGGATGTTCAAAATGTCATCATTACACTCTTGTCCTTACATAAATCATCCAGGCAGCATATCGCTCCTTAAGGTTAAAGAGCACTGCCGGTTCGTGGAGGTGCGTCAGCAGGGCCATGTCCTCGATCTTGTCAAACTTTGGAGGGTTCATGGGCCGAACGTCGTCCAGGTGCACTGTGACCACCTGTGCTTTCGTTTCAAATCATCCCGTGTATTGATTAAGACAAATAACAGCACTGGAGTTAAACACATGATGCGAACGACACCCACCTTTCCCCCTTCGGTCTCCACGGTGACCTGGAAGCCGTCCTGACTTTTGATTTTGCCCTTGACATACTCCTGCCTCGGGTCGGGCACAAAGACGGCAGTTTTGGCATCGAATGGCATATTCTGGGCTGCGATCCTTTCCCGCTCTGATTTGCGGAGGTACGGAGCTGCCACCCCAAATATTTCCATATCTGCGTCGCTCATTTTGTTGGGCTGGATAAGTACCACAACTAGATGTACTAAAACGatcatattaattaaaaaaaaaactcaggatGAGAACTGATAAACTGGTCATAACATCAAACTTACCTGAAAAGGAGTCAAAAGATGCTCAAATGTTTGCTTAAATCTCTGCACTGCTAACATACCTCAACTTAACAAGACCATGACAGCTTTTAGAagctttatatacagtctatccTGCTTCACAGCTGTGTCTTCTCCTATATTTGGTCTTCCATGCTCCGTTGTATGTCCATTTTGTATTTCAAACTATGTATAGCTGTATTGTGTCACTTTTAAACGGTTTCAATTGTAATCCTTAAGACTGTCCATTAAAAAGCAATGAACGCAAAGGGCGACAGCTTAGAAGGCTTAAGGCCCCCAACATGACGGGCCTCATTTTCTGGGATCAGGGAGAGATTAGGTCGGTTAGGCTGTCGCTGAAATTCTGACACTGGCTGTCTGGAGAGCAGAGCCGACGGTTGGGTTTGTGTTGTTATGGAGAAGCAGGGGTTCATGGGTAACGTTTAGCACATTCCAGACAGAGGCCAGAACCAGTTAACCCAAAGATGTGACAATGGGATTTGTCTAAAAATATGACTTGTTATAGCTTGGTTTTCTTGGGTCCACAGATCAATCGAAAACCTACAGTCTGATGTTGAGATTGTGTAGTTCTTCTGGCATCTTAAAGGCATGATTGTAACTTTGATGCAAATCTCTCACGGCCTTCTCTGTATTTTGTCTCATGTGTTGTGTCTAGCTCTTTGAAACATTAATGCGCAAATAATGAAGTAATTTGAAACCATCACTGGAATTCAAGAAACTATTTAACCAGGTTCAATCGCATTCAAACATATGGCAatgatttttgcttttatttgcttttagtAATCTGTGTGTTGCCCCGTAGCATGGTGGTCCACCACTTTGGTTACAGCTAAAATCTCTCTTCCGTACAATTCTGCCAAATTTTAGCATTTTCACTGTGAGCGCATTAGCTAACTGACTAGCATAGGGCTAGAAGCTAGCATAACTACAGACCCATGCTAGGTTCAGATTGCTTATTTACAGTGTGCCATATCAGGCGATTGGACCACATGTTGATCCCCAACTAATCCTAACTTAATAAGAGAACCAAATGACTACCAAATACAgtgcaaaataagtaaaatccAATTTTTAGTCCATGGGGTGCATAAAAGAGAAGGTCTGGGTTGTCTAGTTTATCTTTCTCATGAAGCtaaatggaaaaatacacaaaaaactCTGCCAGACTTGTCTTTTTGTCAGGTGTCCATGATGTaacatctatccatccattGAATGAATAACTGACTGAATAATCTCAAAAACCACCCCCTAAATTGCTACACCAACTGGaaatcttttttgttgttgttaaatgttttgttggtGTCATACGCAGAACCATGGTGGGTCTACATAACCTAAAACAAACCTGCTATAGCTATCactgacaaactgcatctcaAGTAAATCGGTATAGTTTACACACATgtctaaatttaatttaatcatagTGGTCTTCAGGCCAGAATGATTTGACTGACTGTATTTTATTCGAGTTAATGTGCTGGGTCATAAGGAGAATATTTCATCTTTGTGGCAGTTTTTTTGAATATTCTACTTTCCTGACAATCATAAAGCCAACGAGAAGCCAGATCCCAGCTAACGAGGCCAATAATGAATCCATTTTAAATCCTTATCATAAACTGTAGAAAGATTTTCTACAGTCCACGATCCTTACAGTGGGTTTCTATTAGCGTGCCAAAGCCAATATGTGCTTTAGTTAAGAGTGTGACTAAAGTGTGGAGACAGGGTTTACTGGAAGCTTTGattttcttctatttccagCAGCACGAATGGATTATCTCTGGCTTTTGGACGGTTCTGGTCACACAGAATAGaatatttgaaaatgtccaTTTGCACGTGAATACTTGCATGGctgccttattttttttctcattaaaaattAACCAAAGAAATGTTCATTTCCTTTCTATAGTGTGTGGTTAACAGAACTGAAATTGTGGTATTTAATCAGTCCAACATGAGTGACCCAGCGGTTGAGTTTTCTTGGTCTTGAGTCATACCAGTAGTAGAAAAACACATAACGCTCAAAAATTTTCACATAGCAGGAGTAAAAATCAGTGTATGGTTCCGATGCAATCATGTTGTGAAAACAGGTCCTTATTTGTTCTTTTACGTCAGATTCACATAcgtaaaattaaatatttttctttatttcccatGTTTGCATTCCTATCCGTTCTCTTCCTTTTTCCACATAAACAGCCGTTTGGATTAAATCTAAAATTGTAATTTCCGCATCTTCATCTCCTCACAGTGGAAATTATGGTAATA
This genomic interval carries:
- the LOC124997287 gene encoding myosin-2-like, with translation MSDADMEIFGVAAPYLRKSERERIAAQNMPFDAKTAVFVPDPRQEYVKGKIKSQDGFQVTVETEGGKVVTVHLDDVRPMNPPKFDKIEDMALLTHLHEPAVLFNLKERYAAWMIYTYSGLFCVTVNPYKWLPVYNPEVVASYKGKKRQESPPHIYSISDNAYQYMLTDRENQSILITGESGAGKTVNTKRVIQYFATIASFGDSSKKEQLGGKMQGTLEDQIIQANPLLEAFGNAKTVRNDNSSRFGKFIRIHFGTKGKLASADIETYLLEKSRVTFQLPAERSYHIFYQILSNKKPDLIEMLLITINPFDYPFISHGEITVLSIDDTEELMATDSAIDILGFNTEEKVGIYKLTGAVMHFGNMKFKQKQREEQAEPDGTEVADKVAYLMGLNSADLLKALCNPRVKVGNEYVTKGQTPQQVNNAIGALSKAVYEKLFLWMVTRINQQLDTKLPRQHFIGVLDIAGFEIFEMNSLEQLCINFTNEKLQQFFNHHMFVLEQEEYKREGITWEFIDFGMDLAACIELIEKPMGILSILEEECMFPKATDASFKHKLYDQHLGKDSIFQKPKPCRGKAEAHFSLMHYAGTVDYSISGWLEKNKDPLNDTVVALYQKASLKLLSQLFATYSTADAAADGSKKSSKRKGSSFQTVSALFRENLNKLMANLRSTHPHFVRCLIPNETKTPGSMDHHLVLHQLRCNGVLEGIRICRKGFPSRILYGDFRQRYRILNTGAIPEGQFIDSKKASEKLLSSIEVDHTQYRLGYTKVFFKAGLLGLLEEMRDERLAVLMTRIQAVARGYVSRLSFKEMSKKRGSIFIIQYNVRSFMNVKNWPWMRLFFKIKPLLRSAEAEKAMQTMKEEFSHLKEELAKSEARKKELEEKMVALVQEKNDLYLQIQAERENLCDAEERYEGLIKSKINLEAKIKELSERMEEEEEINAEITAKKRKLEDECSELKRDIDDLELTIVKVEKEKHATENKVKNLVEELTTLEEKLLKSAKEIKALQEVHQRTLDDLQAEEDKVNSLMKTNVKLEQQVDDLESSLEQVKKLHADSERSRKKLEGDLKLSQETIMDLENEMQQAGERLKKKDFEISNLQCKMDDEQALSIQLQKKIKELQAHSEELEEQTEAERSARAKVEMQSLDLSRELCEITERLEEAGGATAAQAELNKKREAEYQRLRRDLEEVTLQHESTTATLRKKQADSIAELSDQIDSLQRVKQKLEKEKSELKMEIDDMSCNVESVLRSKANLEKLCRSFEDQMNEHKTKAEEAQRSLSDHMAFSARLQTENGELTRQLEEKEMTISQLNRGRSLGSHQIDELKKLLDEEIKTRNALAHSLQSSRHDCELLREQYEEEQEAKAELHRCLSKANSEVAQWRTKYETDAIQRTEELEEAKKKLAQRLQESEEMTEAANVKCASLEKTKHRLQAEVEDLMVELERSNAASATLDKKQRNFDKVLAEWKQKYEESQSDLEVSQRETRLLSTELFKLKNSYEEALDHLETMKRENKNLQQEITDITEQVGQSAKIIHELEKVSKQAEQDKRDAQAALEEVESSLEHQEAKILHLQLELNQIKSEVERKVVEKDEEIDQLKRNHQRTVDNLQSALDAETRSRNDTVRAKKKMEGDLNEMEIQLGRTSRQASDATKQLRNLQTQLRDTQVHLDEAVHSQEDLKEELAILERRNNLMGAENEEVRAALEQSERSRKASEQELMDVSERIQLLHTQNTSLLNSKKKAEADLTQLQSDMEETIQEARNADEKAKKAIMDAAVMVEELKKEQDTNAHLERMKKNLEASVKDLQQRLDETEHLALKGGRKELQKLEIRVRGLENELEAEQKRSSEATKGLRKYERRMKELTYQGEEEKKNASRLQDLVNKLQLKVKAYKRQCEEAEEESGVHLAKVRKLQHELEEAEERADIAESQLNKLRAKSRDVVGKGE